The Vibrio kanaloae genome has a window encoding:
- a CDS encoding sensor histidine kinase → MFQAFRIPILLMVTYSLLMVFGGHWVWSTSHESLLNDHQSKLDRFSVHISSQLDKFAHIPELLSKDIELVDALHSPDNSAQIELTNRYLEHVNTVIQASDTYLLDSIGTTIAASNWNLKHSFVGRNFAFRPYYQQAILGNENQYFALGSTSGKRGYYYSFPVSYAAEIIGVIVVKMDLSLIETSWKGKQSYFVADDKDLIVFMSSNPEWLLKSLQPLSKAQQARIQESRQYLDTKIESLHFSGDLESSTSSIKSTHKLVQEHFFTSSRFLDDPKLTVRVFSPTHLVWWDLIAYMVVLSLVFAIIYLTIQLNNHRQQRRAQIDRLQSEAKQKLEFQVLERTSELHVEIKHRIETEQILRQTQDELIQAAKLAVLGQMSASISHELNNPLAAIRSYADNGRLFLEKDKTDRVDDNLSRISALTDRMAKISHQLRSFAKKSTAEELHTLQILPILHSSKELMKPQLKTERVKVNELPEIFDVCVLANAIQLEQVIINLLTNAVQAMENQEDKQLAILLEIRESDNEQSKTLLIHVDDNGPGFVSPTTGHFFEPFHTTKKNGLGLGLSISQQIISGINGKLVTGVSPQDGARFSIELPIVPDEQRSKKNKTD, encoded by the coding sequence ATGTTTCAAGCTTTTAGAATCCCAATACTGTTAATGGTCACATACAGTTTACTGATGGTGTTTGGCGGTCATTGGGTGTGGAGCACAAGCCATGAAAGTTTGTTAAATGATCATCAATCTAAGCTGGACCGTTTTTCGGTTCACATTTCCAGTCAATTGGACAAGTTCGCGCACATTCCAGAGCTGCTTTCAAAGGATATAGAACTGGTCGATGCCTTACATTCACCAGATAACTCCGCACAAATTGAACTGACCAATCGCTATCTAGAACACGTCAACACTGTGATTCAAGCCTCTGACACCTACTTATTGGACAGCATTGGCACTACCATCGCGGCTAGTAACTGGAACCTTAAACACTCGTTTGTTGGACGTAATTTTGCGTTTCGTCCTTACTATCAACAAGCGATTCTCGGCAATGAAAATCAGTACTTTGCTTTAGGTTCTACTTCAGGGAAGCGGGGCTATTATTATTCCTTTCCTGTCTCCTACGCAGCCGAAATCATTGGCGTGATTGTCGTAAAAATGGATTTATCACTGATTGAAACAAGTTGGAAAGGTAAACAGAGTTATTTTGTTGCTGACGATAAAGACCTGATTGTTTTTATGTCAAGTAATCCAGAATGGTTACTCAAAAGCCTCCAACCACTCAGTAAGGCCCAACAGGCTCGAATTCAAGAAAGTAGACAGTATCTAGATACAAAAATCGAGAGTCTGCATTTTTCAGGTGATTTGGAGAGCTCTACCAGCAGTATTAAGTCAACGCATAAACTCGTTCAAGAACACTTTTTTACTTCCTCACGTTTTTTAGATGACCCCAAATTAACCGTCCGGGTATTCTCTCCGACACACTTAGTTTGGTGGGATCTGATCGCCTATATGGTAGTGTTGAGCTTGGTATTTGCGATTATTTATCTCACTATACAACTCAACAACCATCGCCAACAAAGACGCGCCCAGATCGATAGGCTGCAATCTGAAGCCAAACAAAAGCTAGAATTTCAAGTTCTTGAGCGCACATCAGAACTGCACGTCGAGATCAAGCACCGTATCGAAACAGAACAGATACTCAGACAGACCCAAGACGAGCTAATACAAGCAGCAAAGCTGGCAGTATTAGGTCAGATGTCAGCAAGCATCAGCCACGAACTGAATAACCCATTGGCGGCCATTCGCAGTTATGCCGACAATGGCCGACTCTTTCTTGAAAAAGATAAGACAGACCGAGTCGATGACAACCTCTCTCGTATTTCAGCACTGACGGATCGTATGGCAAAAATAAGCCATCAACTCCGTTCCTTCGCTAAGAAATCCACGGCGGAAGAACTACACACATTGCAGATACTGCCTATTCTTCATTCCTCAAAAGAACTGATGAAACCGCAGTTAAAAACTGAACGAGTCAAAGTAAATGAGCTCCCTGAAATCTTCGACGTCTGCGTACTCGCTAATGCCATTCAATTGGAACAGGTGATCATTAACCTACTGACCAATGCTGTTCAAGCTATGGAAAATCAAGAAGATAAACAATTGGCTATCCTGTTAGAGATTAGGGAATCAGATAATGAACAATCAAAAACTCTGTTGATTCATGTCGATGACAATGGCCCTGGTTTTGTCTCGCCTACGACGGGACACTTTTTTGAACCCTTCCATACCACCA